From Xiphophorus couchianus chromosome 7, X_couchianus-1.0, whole genome shotgun sequence:
atatttattttgaatagttttctaaataaatagtCATAACTCTTGAGTTAATGTTTGTTCTGAGCTCTGATTATTTTGTCCTTTGCAAACAATCTAttgtaaatactgtatattatttCTGAAAGGTTTAACTATTTCAGCTACTGTCAGATAACAGTCACAACTTCAGtgcaatttaatttttcttttaataaataacagAGGACAACCAgactctcttcttcttccacTCATTCAGTTCATCATCTTCCAGTCTTTCTCTCTAAGCCTcatatttctctctcttcttcctgCTCAAACACGCCTTCAATCTGGGTGGATCCAACGGCTGCTGAAGGTgaaagctgattggctgctgcctCTCTGCTCTGACATGTGACTCACAGGTCAACAATCAAcccagtttctgttttcaggaaaTGAAAATCACACAGTCACTGTGACCGAGAGCAGAAATGGAGCAGAATCAGCTGGACCCAGAAACTTTCTCCTGCTCCATCTGTCTGGATCTACTGAAGGATCCGGTGGCGATTCCCTGTGGACACAGCTACTGTATGAAGTGTATTAAAACCCAGTGGGATGAAGAGGATCAGAAGGGAAACCACAGCTGCCCTCAGTGCAGGGAGACATTCACACCGAGGCCTGTGCTAAAGAAGAACACCATGCTAGCAGCTCTagtggagcagctgaagaagactggactccaagctgctgctgctgctgctgctgatgctgatcACTGCAATGCTGGACCTGAAGATGTGGCCTGTGATTTCTGCacaggaagaaaactgaaagccatCAAGTCCTGTTTATTCTGTCTGGTTTCCTACTGTAAGAATCACCTCCAACCTCACCTTGATGTTCCTGGAATGAAGAAACACAAGCTGGTGGAGCCGACCAAGAACCTGCAGGAGAACATCTGCTCTCGTCAtgatgaggtgatgaagatgttCTGTCGTACTGATCAGAAGTGCGTCTGTCTCATCTGTTTAATGGAGGAACATAAAGGTCATGACACAGTGTCAGCTGCAACAGAAAGgactgagaggcagagagagctggaggagagacgaggaaacatccagcagagaatccaggacagagaggaagatgtgaagctgcttcaacaggaggtggaggccatcaGTCGCTCTGCTGATaaaacagtggaggacagtgagaagatcttcacccagctgatccgtctcctccagaaaagaagctctgaggtgaagcagcagatcagatcccagcaggaaactgaagtgagtcgagtcaaagatgttcaggagaagctggagcaggagatcactgagctgaagaggaaagacgctgagctggagcagctctcacacacagaggatcacaaccagtttctcctcaactacccctcactgccagcactcagtgagtctacacactcatccagcatcaacatccgtcctctgagacactttgaggacgtgacagcagctgtgtcagagctcagagagaAACTACAGGACGTCCTGAGAGACTCATGGACAAACATCTCACTGATGGTCACTGAGGTGGATGTTCTgctgtcagaaccagaaccaaagaccAGAGCTGAGTTCTTGAAATATGCATGTGAAATTACACTGGatccaaacacagcaaacacatgGCTGGTTCTATCAGAGGGAAACAGGAAGGTGAGATCGATGAAAGATCGTCAGTCTTATTCTAatcatccagacagattcaCTGATAAATCCCAAGTTCTGAGTAGAGAGAGTCTGACTGGAcgttgttactgggaggtggagtggAAAGGGTTTGTTTCTGTATCAGTCGCATACAAGAATAtcagcagagcaggaagtggCAATGAATGTGAATTTGGATATAATGACAAATCTTGGGCTTTACATTGTAAACATTCTAAATTTGGTCACAACAACATCTGGACCTCCATCTCaggtccagtttcctccagaCTAGGAGTTTACCTGgatcacacagcaggtcttctgtccttctacagcgTCTCTGAAACCATGACTCtcctccacagagtccagaccacaTTCACTCAGCCGCTACTGGCTGGAGTTAGGGTGTGGAATTATTTTGCGTATGGATCCTCTGCAGAGTTCATTAAACTCAACTAGatttcctctcttctctctgaTCACTGATCAGGCTTCATGGTTCTGCTGTTCTGTTCTTAATTTCTCTGCTTTAAATGTAGTTCTTCTCAGTCTCTTTGCTCCAGGAACCATTAATGATTtctgctgatgttttctttcattcttttatgACACAGAACTGATCTGCAGAACAAATGTTGTttaaatctgttgattttgatgtgaaattaattttcttctgttttctttattgtgatccaaagaaaaaactgaaactaaatttGCCTTTAAACTGATGCTGTTTTCTTCTCTATTCTTTAGATTTAGATCAGAGAAATAAATGTCTGTTGTTCTGTTTGgcattatttaataaaacaactgGATTACAGacaattttggtatttttttctcttcattattACAACAAATATTGAGTTTTTTGGTCTAAAGTGTAGAAACGTTTCCTTCAGATGCTACAGAAGATCAGATTCAACCTGATGTTTACAGGAGCAACAATCTGACCTGAGTTAAAGTGGATTACATTTAGCGTTAAGAtcaggttctggtcctggttctgctcCGGGAACCAGAATCAGTTGTCATGacaacaaacacttaaaaaactTGTATTTACAAAGACATATCAAATCAATGTCGTTTCTTAATAGTAAGttgaacagaaaacagacacattCACCTGCACACATTACTCACTGTGAaacctggtggtggcagcatcatgctgtggggatgcttttgtTCACCAACTATTGGCTCTTAGTCTTCAGAAGCCTTGATGCTTTGATGGAGTTtcagcttccagcaggacagAGATCCAAACATCCATCCAGAGCTCCAATGAAACGGTTTAAGAGCAGCAAGAAAGAAGTCAGAGCTGCTGGACGGTTCCTTCAGTCTTTATCTGGACTAAAACTGCTCTAGTTCATGATCGCTACGCTAACTAGAGGAGCAAAGCAGCTTGATGAATTCAAGATCAGCACAGCAAACAAAGCGTTATTGTAACTTATATTTTATGataatgattgaaaaaaatTAGATGTTCTGATTAGGAAAAATATGATTACACATTTACCGTGAATTTCTATTAGATTATTGTTGTTACTATTATTGTGGGGGGGTTTTTCTCCTGCCAATCTTCCCTTCAGTTTTCTGAGACCCTCTATCGCCCTCTGGTGGCAGCTCCGTCACAATGTTCCAAAGcgccaaataaacaaataaattgctgACTCGGACAAACATCTGCAGACATGCTTCCTTTCAtccctgagaaaaaaaaattaatttcatgttCCACTCTCCCTGACATCCTGTGTCTTGGTAGGCCTAACGTTGTTCCATACTCTTTCCATTTCCAGATGATGAATTGAAAAGTTCAAATCTTGGGAAACATTTCTCTGCCTTaaacttctcctgttttttctctctgacccgtctgctgtgttccttggacttcatgatgctgtttgagCCCCGATAATCTCTGAGGCGTTGCAAAGCAGCTGGATTTATTCTGAGATTAGATGACACTCAGATGAAGTTCTGTTCAGTCAACAGCATCCATCAGGCAACTTCTGAGGGCAATTGATTGGAGAAAAGGGGGttgaaaacttttgcacattAATCATGAACAGCTTTCTTTCTACTACACAATTTTATGCCACTCTCTGTTTGTCTTTCAtgttaaaatccaaataaaaattttaatatttgtgggTGTAAACTGACCAattatggaaaagttcaaagagTGTGAAGTCTCTGGGAGCCACAGtgtttctggaaaatgtttatgctaacattgttgctttttcttcatTACTTCATCTTGTTGTTCTATGAATAATGAACAGAGGACAACCAGACTCTCTTCTCactccattcattcattcattcattcattcattcattcattcattcattcatcatccAGACTTTCACATTAGTGCAGTGATAACTGATAGGGAactccgcccggagttccttaaggctctggatgttgtagggttgtgttggttgacgcgactctgcaatatcgcatggacatcgggggcagttcccctggattggcagactggggtggtggtcccctgttcaaaaagggggaccggagggtgtgctccaattatagaggggtcacactcttaagcctccctggcaaggtctattcaggggtcctggagaggagggtccgtcggatagtcgaacctcggattcaggaagagcagtgtggttttcgtcctggtcgtggaacactggaccagctctacaccctcagcagggtcctggagggtgcatgggagttcgcccaaccagtctacatgtgttttgtggacttggagaaggcgttcgaccgtgtccctcggggagccctgtggggggttctccgggagtatggggtaccgggccctttgatacgggctgtcaggtccctgtatgaccggtgtcagagtctggtccgcattgccggcagtaagtcgggctcgtttccggtgagagttggactccgccagggctgccctttgtcaccgattctgttcatcactttcatggacagaatttctaggcgcagccaaggtgttgaggggatccgatttggtggcctcaggatctcatctctgcttttcgcagacgatgtggtccttttggcttcatcagatcgtgatctgcagctctcgctggatcggttcgcagccgagtgtgaagcggccgggatggggatcagtgcctccaaatccgaggccatggtcttgagccggaaaagggtagagtgccttctccgggtcagggggggtgtcctgccccaagtggaggagtttaagtatctcgggatcttgttcacgaatgggggaagaagggagcgggagatcgacaggcggattggcgcagcgtctgctgtcaagcgggcgctgtaccggtccgtcgtggtgaagagagagctgagccaaaaagcgaagctctcgatttaccggtcgatctacgttcccaccctcatctatggtcatgagctttgggtcatgaccgaaagaacgagatcgcggatacaagcggccgaaatgggttttctccgtagggtggctgggctctcccttagagatagggtgagaagctcagtcatccgggagggactcagagtagagccgctgctccttcacatcgagaggagccagttgaggtggcttgggcatctggtcaggatgcctcctggacgcctccctggtgaggtgttccgggcacgtcccaccgggaggaggccccggggaagacccaggacacgctggagggactatgtctctcggctggcctgggaacgcctcgggattcccccggaagagctggaagaagtggccggggagagggaagtctgggcctcccttctgaagctgctacccccgcgacccgacctcggataagcggaagaagatggatggatggatggatggataactgATAGTTGTCCTGTGGAACTTTGAACTGAGATtagattacacacaggtggactttGTTCAGTCAGTTGCAATCATCAGGCAACTTCTCAGGGCAACTGGTTGCTCTCAGAGACAAGAAGGTTGAATACTGTTGTACATGAGTCAAAGGTATTTcataacatttgttttgatctttcacattaaattccaatgaaatatatttatgtttatgggtgtaatgtgacaaatcatggaaaagttcaaagggtgtGATCAGGAACAAATCCACAGCTGCCCTCAGTGCAGGGAGACATTCACACCGAGGCCTGTGCTAAAGAAGAACACCATGCTAGCAGCTATagtggagcagctgaagaagactggactccaagctgctgctgctgctgctgctgatgctgatcACTGCAATGCTGGACCTGAAGATGTGGCCTGTGATTTCTGCacaggaagaaaactgaaagccatCAAGTCCTGTTTATTCTGTCTGACCTCTTACTGTGAGAAACACCTCCAACCTCACCTTGATGTCCCTTGAATGAAGAAACACAAGCTGCttgtgtttcttctttaatCTGATATCTAAGtgatgttgttttcttctaaaTTCCTTAGATTTAGAGCAGAAAAATTAATGTCTGTTGTTCTGTCTCTGgttttcttcaataaaacagCTTGATTGCTGAGAAATCTGGTATTATTGCAAGAAAGTGTGAGCTTTGTCTTCTAAAGAGCAGAAACATTTCCTTCAGATGGAAATTCTGCGGGAAATTGAAAAGGAAGATTCAGATTATGTTTAGCCGATTAAAGATTCAACTTTATTAAAAGCTCCTGCTGTCTGAAAGGTAACTAAAGTTTCTTGAGCTTTTGGATTTTCTAAATATGCGTCATCTCTTTAAGAAAACTTTGAGAAATTTATGAGAGGGCTTCAAACAGAGTAATGAGTGGATATTGGGCACTGAagtctgaatttattttgaccATGCATAAagaaattttagaaaaagaaaatttagaaGAACAGGAATAATactcaaatatgaaaatgaaaactttcaTATTCAGGTCGAAATGTCTTGCCCAGTGCAGTCATGCATTTCAGTCCAAATATGGGATCCAAATATGTCCATAAACACTTTCACATCCAATTTTCCCCTGACTGAccttttggatgtttttgttttttatgtgcaCAAAGAAAGACTGAAACAGTTTTAGTGACTATTGGATTCCTGGTCACCTCTCTGACCAAAGACCTTCTTTAATCACCATCAGTGGATAGTTCTGGTGGTTCCCAACTTCCTTCATTTCCAAATAATGGAGACCAGAGAGCTATTCAGAGGGTGAATCGTTTTTGGTATCCCTCCCCAGAGCTATGCTTTCACACAATATGTTCCTATCAAGATACAGAAAGCTgtctaaaattaataaattcaaattacattatatatgtaaaaatatgatcaacaaaatctttgaaaacaacAGCCAGACAAGATAAACCACATTAaaccttaaaattaaaatgacatataggacaataaataaacaaacaaatgaataaataaataaataaataaataaataaagttaagtTTTGTTCTACACGTGTTGTGTCTTCTTCACCTTCCATATAGCGTTGCCTCCACAGTCCCGGTTCGTAATCGCGTCGCTCTGCAACGAGATCTCGTGGCTACCAGCTCTGCCTCCCTCACTGCTCCACCAACTTGTCACCAAAGATGGCGATTTGCTGAGTGCTCATGGATACACACATTTGTCGGTTAGCTCCTATCGCACCCGAAACGCCAACTTTAAAAACTAACTAACTGCTTAGCGAAGCAACTGTTTCTCCATCGGAAGGAAATCTGACAGGACGTCAGCCGTCGCCGCCATGCAGATCACGCTGAaaacactgcagcagcagaCTATTCAGATTGAGATAGACCCCGAACAAACGGTGAGTGGCTATTTGCTAACTAGCGCAACTAACACTGCTAGCTGTGTTGCCTGTGTTTTAGTTTGCGGTGGACCGTGCAGCTTTGAGTGGTTTGTATATTCGCGTAATTTCGGCAAAAGTGGGGCGTATTTACCGCACAGTGGCAGCCCTCCTTAAATTCCGAAACAACGCGACACCTCAAATCCATTACGGGCTAACTTTAGCAGGCTAATGTTGCTACCGTTAGCTTGACAGCATACCAACATAGTCCCTCCGACGCAGCCATTAATAACTTATTTGACATTCTAAGTTTGTCGCCTGGGTATGAGGTGGTCGTTGCTCATTTTATGCCACGACTTGACGTAGTTTTTTACCCTGAAAGCCCAATACTTACAACATGAACAAGGAGgacgctaatgctaatgcttATGACTCTGCCAATTATGATTAGCTGTACAGCTAGCACAGTGGGGAGCTGGCTCAGTTTAACATGCTCTCGAATGTGGGGTGTATCGTGCGAGTCAAATGCTAAACGACCAGTCGGCTTCTTTACTGTGGTATTACTGAGAGTTATTCCTGTATTTGAACTTTATAGAATGAGACGCACAGAAATGCAAAGCTAGGACtcaaaactaaagtttttattGGGGGGGTAGAGAGTCAGTCACTGCTCAGTCATTTCAGAAATGTAGTTGGGCTGTTTTGAATGAGGCTTTAGCTGCTTTTCAGTTCTCTTGTTTGAAGTATTTCGGCACTAAACACAGTGCCTTGTAATCAAAAGCGTTTCTACTTTTTCCACGTTATAATCCAGTGAgtgtaatttaattcaattttatgTGAGAGACCAAGGCAAATTAGTGCATAACTCTACAGTGggaggaaaagttttttttagttttcaatttCTTCATAAGCAAATGAGTggaacttttttatatttgtatttattctgatACATCTATGTCAAACTTTGTGTTcagaatgatttattttaatctcgGCATAAAACCAGCCGTTCTGTGAAGCCTTGCAAGTTTGTTAGAGGACAAACGTCATCGTGCAAAACATGGAGTACATTAGCACACATAGAGCATGAAACAATATGTTAAGTTTTGAACAACTCATAAATTGCGGTTCAATCCCTCATCCAAA
This genomic window contains:
- the LOC114148641 gene encoding tripartite motif-containing protein 16-like; amino-acid sequence: MEQNQLDPETFSCSICLDLLKDPVAIPCGHSYCMKCIKTQWDEEDQKGNHSCPQCRETFTPRPVLKKNTMLAALVEQLKKTGLQAAAAAAADADHCNAGPEDVACDFCTGRKLKAIKSCLFCLVSYCKNHLQPHLDVPGMKKHKLVEPTKNLQENICSRHDEVMKMFCRTDQKCVCLICLMEEHKGHDTVSAATERTERQRELEERRGNIQQRIQDREEDVKLLQQEVEAISRSADKTVEDSEKIFTQLIRLLQKRSSEVKQQIRSQQETEVSRVKDVQEKLEQEITELKRKDAELEQLSHTEDHNQFLLNYPSLPALSESTHSSSINIRPLRHFEDVTAAVSELREKLQDVLRDSWTNISLMVTEVDVLLSEPEPKTRAEFLKYACEITLDPNTANTWLVLSEGNRKVRSMKDRQSYSNHPDRFTDKSQVLSRESLTGRCYWEVEWKGFVSVSVAYKNISRAGSGNECEFGYNDKSWALHCKHSKFGHNNIWTSISGPVSSRLGVYLDHTAGLLSFYSVSETMTLLHRVQTTFTQPLLAGVRVWNYFAYGSSAEFIKLN